A part of Crassostrea angulata isolate pt1a10 chromosome 5, ASM2561291v2, whole genome shotgun sequence genomic DNA contains:
- the LOC128184015 gene encoding protein Son-like isoform X1 gives MTSLNSDDVKVQEDSKDRRSVSEDREKKHHKHKKEKKKDKKKEKKKHKHKHKDREKDREKSKGDGRKNKGSSPREGSMDSDDLLEVLEKKKVQLLDMKEDLKEKTLGSKLKVEKDILGICAKDTTDSVHRDGKLENNVEMEVDMNDLPLKVDTDIPLPESLKDIPIPASPGNSKPDSNESKTSGKSVKKKIEGSSVARDTAVIEIEKVPLPPPQQLDSIPIPNQLNPPKPKATAEKSGVSKPVPQVKPTPEPVPPQGKPSINILTPNNFQASIRESMLREVGKAETGLPQDIVDDFFKDFLASKMKQIESEYMYKLMTKQLSMEDEEKSSDGVASSVEEMNKLLDEELSTIATATQQNDKKKSKWDSKEKPSSSVSNQTETGGGKSSDSEAQNKPRVEVQIGTKRGGKLQMEFKITKTSADMISSGEMVRAKDLEDGEVSSSSDDDSDSEDSEENGEVSETGSLSSSDKDSKPQKKKRKKKEKKKKKKKHKSKDPESDSRGKRKHSHRSRSRSPKRRRSSRSRSRSREQPSNSKFIYDAYQYRDKVRDRYERDRDRHHNDRDRSRDRRRVSERDSRDDRDRHHRRSKSKSRSPTRSKSKDRPFRVSADLRVKIDKAKLREIAIKNAIAMAKSGQVASSDLAAIKSGGKSIDELTDFCKRISSKSKNRMESSSSSEDEMVQEKSEEDEFIHHPFKVKDNSSIILNIRDAKPLPIRTPAEKLQESATLRLQFPVSSGSTHRMKESEWVPVEKTTATATATTTAPVTTTTSNTTTADSVLMPPPPIPSPALLPTNAAPTPVRPEDRVFPEVPQGSIDIGAIISERLSAFKKLQENPNDIDAVMALGKVQEKASLWAQSKNLPGKFLGSTGAHIMSQEELIGPDKKRQAWAKRKRKLKTRGKQKGFKQKYSIEVVKKIINRSLNRRYYKPLKDQFVRAAPVQSGIGMALLQKMGWKQGEGLGKNNEGSVEPLALDFKTDRRGLTSTGEQMPKTFKGSAPVVRDLSGKHPVSALVELCNRRKWGAPAFELVHESGPDHKKNFLFKVIVNRTEYQPTIAMNNKKSAKAAAATCCLQELGLVPRDPPK, from the exons ATGACCAGTTTGAACTCAGATGATGTGAAGGTCCAAGAAGATTCTAAGGACCGCAGGTCGGTGTCTGAGGATAGAGAGAAGAAGCACCACAAACATAAGAAGGAGAAAAAGAAAGACAAGAAAAAGGAGAAGAAAAAACACAAGCACAAGCATAAAGACCGGGAGAAGGACCGTGAGAAGTCTAAAGGAGATGGGAGGAAGAACAAGGGCAGCTCCCCAAGGGAAGGTTCAATGGACAGTGACGATTTGTTAGAAGTTTTGGAGAAAAAGAAAGTACAGCTATTAGACATGAAAGAAGACCTCAAGGAAAAAACTTTGGGTTCTAAATTGAAAGTAGAAAAGGATATCCTGGGTATATGTGCTAAAGATACCACTGATAGTGTTCATAGGGATGGGAAATTAGAAAATAATGTTGAAATGGAGGTGGACATGAATGATCTCCCTTTGAAGGTAGATACTGATATACCATTGCCTGAATCTCTAAAGGATATCCCTATTCCTGCATCACCTGGAAATTCAAAACCAGACAGCAATGAGAGTAAAACATCAGGAAAGAGTGTGAAGAAAAAGATTGAAGGGAGTTCAGTGGCAAGAGATACAGCAGTCATTGAGATAGAAAAAGTTCCTTTACCTCCCCCTCAACAACTAGACAGCATTCCAATCCCAAATCAACTCAACCCACCCAAGCCAAAGGCCACTGCAGAGAAATCTGGAGTCAGCAAGCCAGTCCCTCAAGTGAAACCCACCCCAGAGCCCGTCCCACCCCAAGGAAAACCTTCAATCAACATCCTAACCCCAAACAACTTCCAAGCAAGCATCCGAGAATCAATGCTAAGGGAAGTAGGGAAAGCTGAAACAGGGCTCCCTCAAGATATTGTGGATGATTTTTTCAAGGATTTCTTGGCTTCCAAAATGAAGCAAATTGAGTCggagtacatgtacaagttgaTGACAAAGCAGTTAAGCATGGAAGATGAGGAAAAATCATCGGATGGTGTGGCCAGTTCTGTGGAAGAGATGAACAAACTCCTTGATGAAGAGCTATCAACCATTGCCACAGCCACCCAGCAGAATGATAAGAAGAAATCAAAGTGGGACTCCAAAGAAAAACCCAGCTCCAGTGTCAGTAATCAGACCGAGACTGGGGGAGGGAAATCCAGTGACTCCGAGGCCCAAAACAAGCCCCGAGTGGAAGTACAGATCGGAACCAAGAGAGGAGGCAAGCTCCAAATGGAGTTTAAAATCACCAAGACAAGTGCTGACATGATCTCTTCAGGAGAGATGGTCAGAGCAAAGGATCTGGAAGATG GCGAAGTCTCATCCTCATCTGACGATGATTCCGACTCGGAGGATAGTGAGGAGAATGGGGAGGTCTCAGAAACTGGGTCACTGTCCAGCTCAGACAAAGACTCCAAACCTCAGAAGAAGAAAAGgaagaagaaagaaaagaagaagaagaaaaagaaacacaAGAGCAAAGACCCCGAGAGTGATTCAAGGGGCAAGCGCAAACATTCCCACAgatcaaggtcaag GTCACCAAAGAGAAGGAGATcatcaaggtcaaggtcacgaTCTAGAGAACAACCTTCCAATTCTAAATTTATCTATGATGCATATCAATACAG GGACAAAGTACGTGACAGGTATGAAAGAGACAGGGATAGACACCACAATGACCGAGATCGTAGCAGAGATAGGAGAAGGGTCAGTGAACGCGATTCACGGGATGACAGAGACCGCCACCATAGGAGGTCAAAGTCCAAATCCAGGTCCCCTACAAGGTCAAAATCCAAAGACAGGCCATTCCGTGTGTCGGCTGATCTCAGGGTGAAAATAGACAAAGCCAAATTACGGGAAATCGCAAT tAAAAATGCCATTGCTATGGCAAAGTCTGGACAAGTGGCAAGCTCTGACCTGGCAGCCATCAAATCGGGCGGCAAGTCTATTGATGAGCTTACAG ATTTCTGTAAGAGGATTTCTTCCAAGTCCAAGAACAGAATGGAGAGTTCCTCCTCATCGGAGGACGAGATGGTTCAGGAGAAGAGTGAGGAGGACGAATTCATCCATCACCCGTTCAAAGTCAAGGACAACAGCAGCATTATTCTGAATATCAGG GATGCAAAGCCTCTTCCAATCAGAACACCAGCTGAAAAGCTACAGGAGTCGGCCACTCTGCGATTACAGTTTCCTGTGTCCAGCGGTAGCACCCACCGCATGAAGGAGTCGGAGTGGGTACCGGTGGAGAAGACTACAGCCACTGCTACGGCGACAACCACAGCTCCAGTCACCACGACCACCTCCAACACAACCACTGCAGACTCCGTCCTTATGCCACCCCCACCCATACCTTCCCCTGCACTACTCCCAACCAATGCTGCCCCCACCCCAGTGAGGCCAGAAGACAGGGTGTTCCCAGAGGTTCCCCAAGGG TCCATCGATATTGGGGCTATCATATCAGAAAGACTGAGTGCTTTCAAGAAACTACAGGAGAACCCCAATGACATAGATGCTGTGATGGCACTGGGGAAAGTCCAGGAAAAG GCTAGTCTGTGGGCACAGTCCAAAAATCTTCCAGGCAAGTTCCTAGGAAGTACAGGTGCTCATATCATGTCACAGGAGGAGCTGATAGGACCAGACAAGAAACGACAGGCCTGGGCCAAAAGG AAACGGAAACTGAAAACTAGGGGTAAACAGAAAGGGTTCAAGCAAAAGTATTCCATAgaagttgttaaaaaaattatcaacagaAGTCTGAATCGCAGATACTATAAACCCCTGAAG GACCAGTTTGTCCGGGCTGCCCCCGTCCAGAGCGGGATAGGGATGGCTCTCCTCCAGAAGATGGGCTGGAAGCAGGGGGAGGGGTTGGGCAAGAACAACGAGGGCTCAGTGGAACCGCTGGCCCTGGACTTCAAGACCGACAGGCGAG GTTTAACCTCCACTGGAGAACAAATGCCCAAGACCTTCAAAGGAAGTGCACCTGTTGTCAGAGACCTGTCAG GTAAGCACCCTGTGTCTGCTCTAGTGGAGCTCTGTAACAGGAGGAAGTGGGGAGCCCCGGCGTTTGAACTGGTGCATGAGAGTGGGCCCGACCACAAGAAGAACTTCCTCTTCAAG GTGATAGTGAACAGGACAGAGTACCAGCCAACTATCGCCATGAACAACAAGAAGTCAGCCAAAGCCGCCGCCGCCACATGTTGTCTGCAGGAGCTGGGGCTGGTACCCAGGGACCCACCAAAGTGA
- the LOC128184015 gene encoding protein Son-like isoform X2 gives MTSLNSDDVKVQEDSKDRRSVSEDREKKHHKHKKEKKKDKKKEKKKHKHKHKDREKDREKSKGDGRKNKGSSPREGSMDSDDLLEVLEKKKVQLLDMKEDLKEKTLGSKLKVEKDILGICAKDTTDSVHRDGKLENNVEMEVDMNDLPLKVDTDIPLPESLKDIPIPASPGNSKPDSNESKTSGKSVKKKIEGSSVARDTAVIEIEKVPLPPPQQLDSIPIPNQLNPPKPKATAEKSGVSKPVPQVKPTPEPVPPQGKPSINILTPNNFQASIRESMLREVGKAETGLPQDIVDDFFKDFLASKMKQIESEYMYKLMTKQLSMEDEEKSSDGVASSVEEMNKLLDEELSTIATATQQNDKKKSKWDSKEKPSSSVSNQTETGGGKSSDSEAQNKPRVEVQIGTKRGGKLQMEFKITKTSADMISSGEMVRAKDLEDGEVSSSSDDDSDSEDSEENGEVSETGSLSSSDKDSKPQKKKRKKKEKKKKKKKHKSKDPESDSRGKRKHSHRSRSRSPKRRRSSRSRSRSREQPSNSKFIYDAYQYRDKVRDRYERDRDRHHNDRDRSRDRRRVSERDSRDDRDRHHRRSKSKSRSPTRSKSKDRPFRVSADLRVKIDKAKLREIAIKNAIAMAKSGQVASSDLAAIKSGGKSIDELTDFCKRISSKSKNRMESSSSSEDEMVQEKSEEDEFIHHPFKVKDNSSIILNIRDAKPLPIRTPAEKLQESATLRLQFPVSSGSTHRMKESEWVPVEKTTATATATTTAPVTTTTSNTTTADSVLMPPPPIPSPALLPTNAAPTPVRPEDRVFPEVPQGSIDIGAIISERLSAFKKLQENPNDIDAVMALGKVQEKASLWAQSKNLPGKFLGSTGAHIMSQEELIGPDKKRQAWAKRDQFVRAAPVQSGIGMALLQKMGWKQGEGLGKNNEGSVEPLALDFKTDRRGLTSTGEQMPKTFKGSAPVVRDLSGKHPVSALVELCNRRKWGAPAFELVHESGPDHKKNFLFKVIVNRTEYQPTIAMNNKKSAKAAAATCCLQELGLVPRDPPK, from the exons ATGACCAGTTTGAACTCAGATGATGTGAAGGTCCAAGAAGATTCTAAGGACCGCAGGTCGGTGTCTGAGGATAGAGAGAAGAAGCACCACAAACATAAGAAGGAGAAAAAGAAAGACAAGAAAAAGGAGAAGAAAAAACACAAGCACAAGCATAAAGACCGGGAGAAGGACCGTGAGAAGTCTAAAGGAGATGGGAGGAAGAACAAGGGCAGCTCCCCAAGGGAAGGTTCAATGGACAGTGACGATTTGTTAGAAGTTTTGGAGAAAAAGAAAGTACAGCTATTAGACATGAAAGAAGACCTCAAGGAAAAAACTTTGGGTTCTAAATTGAAAGTAGAAAAGGATATCCTGGGTATATGTGCTAAAGATACCACTGATAGTGTTCATAGGGATGGGAAATTAGAAAATAATGTTGAAATGGAGGTGGACATGAATGATCTCCCTTTGAAGGTAGATACTGATATACCATTGCCTGAATCTCTAAAGGATATCCCTATTCCTGCATCACCTGGAAATTCAAAACCAGACAGCAATGAGAGTAAAACATCAGGAAAGAGTGTGAAGAAAAAGATTGAAGGGAGTTCAGTGGCAAGAGATACAGCAGTCATTGAGATAGAAAAAGTTCCTTTACCTCCCCCTCAACAACTAGACAGCATTCCAATCCCAAATCAACTCAACCCACCCAAGCCAAAGGCCACTGCAGAGAAATCTGGAGTCAGCAAGCCAGTCCCTCAAGTGAAACCCACCCCAGAGCCCGTCCCACCCCAAGGAAAACCTTCAATCAACATCCTAACCCCAAACAACTTCCAAGCAAGCATCCGAGAATCAATGCTAAGGGAAGTAGGGAAAGCTGAAACAGGGCTCCCTCAAGATATTGTGGATGATTTTTTCAAGGATTTCTTGGCTTCCAAAATGAAGCAAATTGAGTCggagtacatgtacaagttgaTGACAAAGCAGTTAAGCATGGAAGATGAGGAAAAATCATCGGATGGTGTGGCCAGTTCTGTGGAAGAGATGAACAAACTCCTTGATGAAGAGCTATCAACCATTGCCACAGCCACCCAGCAGAATGATAAGAAGAAATCAAAGTGGGACTCCAAAGAAAAACCCAGCTCCAGTGTCAGTAATCAGACCGAGACTGGGGGAGGGAAATCCAGTGACTCCGAGGCCCAAAACAAGCCCCGAGTGGAAGTACAGATCGGAACCAAGAGAGGAGGCAAGCTCCAAATGGAGTTTAAAATCACCAAGACAAGTGCTGACATGATCTCTTCAGGAGAGATGGTCAGAGCAAAGGATCTGGAAGATG GCGAAGTCTCATCCTCATCTGACGATGATTCCGACTCGGAGGATAGTGAGGAGAATGGGGAGGTCTCAGAAACTGGGTCACTGTCCAGCTCAGACAAAGACTCCAAACCTCAGAAGAAGAAAAGgaagaagaaagaaaagaagaagaagaaaaagaaacacaAGAGCAAAGACCCCGAGAGTGATTCAAGGGGCAAGCGCAAACATTCCCACAgatcaaggtcaag GTCACCAAAGAGAAGGAGATcatcaaggtcaaggtcacgaTCTAGAGAACAACCTTCCAATTCTAAATTTATCTATGATGCATATCAATACAG GGACAAAGTACGTGACAGGTATGAAAGAGACAGGGATAGACACCACAATGACCGAGATCGTAGCAGAGATAGGAGAAGGGTCAGTGAACGCGATTCACGGGATGACAGAGACCGCCACCATAGGAGGTCAAAGTCCAAATCCAGGTCCCCTACAAGGTCAAAATCCAAAGACAGGCCATTCCGTGTGTCGGCTGATCTCAGGGTGAAAATAGACAAAGCCAAATTACGGGAAATCGCAAT tAAAAATGCCATTGCTATGGCAAAGTCTGGACAAGTGGCAAGCTCTGACCTGGCAGCCATCAAATCGGGCGGCAAGTCTATTGATGAGCTTACAG ATTTCTGTAAGAGGATTTCTTCCAAGTCCAAGAACAGAATGGAGAGTTCCTCCTCATCGGAGGACGAGATGGTTCAGGAGAAGAGTGAGGAGGACGAATTCATCCATCACCCGTTCAAAGTCAAGGACAACAGCAGCATTATTCTGAATATCAGG GATGCAAAGCCTCTTCCAATCAGAACACCAGCTGAAAAGCTACAGGAGTCGGCCACTCTGCGATTACAGTTTCCTGTGTCCAGCGGTAGCACCCACCGCATGAAGGAGTCGGAGTGGGTACCGGTGGAGAAGACTACAGCCACTGCTACGGCGACAACCACAGCTCCAGTCACCACGACCACCTCCAACACAACCACTGCAGACTCCGTCCTTATGCCACCCCCACCCATACCTTCCCCTGCACTACTCCCAACCAATGCTGCCCCCACCCCAGTGAGGCCAGAAGACAGGGTGTTCCCAGAGGTTCCCCAAGGG TCCATCGATATTGGGGCTATCATATCAGAAAGACTGAGTGCTTTCAAGAAACTACAGGAGAACCCCAATGACATAGATGCTGTGATGGCACTGGGGAAAGTCCAGGAAAAG GCTAGTCTGTGGGCACAGTCCAAAAATCTTCCAGGCAAGTTCCTAGGAAGTACAGGTGCTCATATCATGTCACAGGAGGAGCTGATAGGACCAGACAAGAAACGACAGGCCTGGGCCAAAAGG GACCAGTTTGTCCGGGCTGCCCCCGTCCAGAGCGGGATAGGGATGGCTCTCCTCCAGAAGATGGGCTGGAAGCAGGGGGAGGGGTTGGGCAAGAACAACGAGGGCTCAGTGGAACCGCTGGCCCTGGACTTCAAGACCGACAGGCGAG GTTTAACCTCCACTGGAGAACAAATGCCCAAGACCTTCAAAGGAAGTGCACCTGTTGTCAGAGACCTGTCAG GTAAGCACCCTGTGTCTGCTCTAGTGGAGCTCTGTAACAGGAGGAAGTGGGGAGCCCCGGCGTTTGAACTGGTGCATGAGAGTGGGCCCGACCACAAGAAGAACTTCCTCTTCAAG GTGATAGTGAACAGGACAGAGTACCAGCCAACTATCGCCATGAACAACAAGAAGTCAGCCAAAGCCGCCGCCGCCACATGTTGTCTGCAGGAGCTGGGGCTGGTACCCAGGGACCCACCAAAGTGA
- the LOC128184015 gene encoding protein Son-like isoform X3 — MTSLNSDDVKVQEDSKDRRSVSEDREKKHHKHKKEKKKDKKKEKKKHKHKHKDREKDREKSKGDGRKNKGSSPREGSMDSDDLLEVLEKKKVQLLDMKEDLKEKTLGSKLKVEKDILGICAKDTTDSVHRDGKLENNVEMEVDMNDLPLKVDTDIPLPESLKDIPIPASPGNSKPDSNESKTSGKSVKKKIEGSSVARDTAVIEIEKVPLPPPQQLDSIPIPNQLNPPKPKATAEKSGVSKPVPQVKPTPEPVPPQGKPSINILTPNNFQASIRESMLREVGKAETGLPQDIVDDFFKDFLASKMKQIESEYMYKLMTKQLSMEDEEKSSDGVASSVEEMNKLLDEELSTIATATQQNDKKKSKWDSKEKPSSSVSNQTETGGGKSSDSEAQNKPRVEVQIGTKRGGKLQMEFKITKTSADMISSGEMVRAKDLEDGEVSSSSDDDSDSEDSEENGEVSETGSLSSSDKDSKPQKKKRKKKEKKKKKKKHKSKDPESDSRGKRKHSHRSRSRSPKRRRSSRSRSRSREQPSNSKFIYDAYQYRDKVRDRYERDRDRHHNDRDRSRDRRRVSERDSRDDRDRHHRRSKSKSRSPTRSKSKDRPFRVSADLRVKIDKAKLREIAIKNAIAMAKSGQVASSDLAAIKSGGKSIDELTDFCKRISSKSKNRMESSSSSEDEMVQEKSEEDEFIHHPFKVKDNSSIILNIRDAKPLPIRTPAEKLQESATLRLQFPVSSGSTHRMKESEWVPVEKTTATATATTTAPVTTTTSNTTTADSVLMPPPPIPSPALLPTNAAPTPVRPEDRVFPEVPQGSIDIGAIISERLSAFKKLQENPNDIDAVMALGKVQEKASLWAQSKNLPGKFLGSTGAHIMSQEELIGPDKKRQAWAKRIQLPDIMNYKRWLKKICVTESSLITASMFV, encoded by the exons ATGACCAGTTTGAACTCAGATGATGTGAAGGTCCAAGAAGATTCTAAGGACCGCAGGTCGGTGTCTGAGGATAGAGAGAAGAAGCACCACAAACATAAGAAGGAGAAAAAGAAAGACAAGAAAAAGGAGAAGAAAAAACACAAGCACAAGCATAAAGACCGGGAGAAGGACCGTGAGAAGTCTAAAGGAGATGGGAGGAAGAACAAGGGCAGCTCCCCAAGGGAAGGTTCAATGGACAGTGACGATTTGTTAGAAGTTTTGGAGAAAAAGAAAGTACAGCTATTAGACATGAAAGAAGACCTCAAGGAAAAAACTTTGGGTTCTAAATTGAAAGTAGAAAAGGATATCCTGGGTATATGTGCTAAAGATACCACTGATAGTGTTCATAGGGATGGGAAATTAGAAAATAATGTTGAAATGGAGGTGGACATGAATGATCTCCCTTTGAAGGTAGATACTGATATACCATTGCCTGAATCTCTAAAGGATATCCCTATTCCTGCATCACCTGGAAATTCAAAACCAGACAGCAATGAGAGTAAAACATCAGGAAAGAGTGTGAAGAAAAAGATTGAAGGGAGTTCAGTGGCAAGAGATACAGCAGTCATTGAGATAGAAAAAGTTCCTTTACCTCCCCCTCAACAACTAGACAGCATTCCAATCCCAAATCAACTCAACCCACCCAAGCCAAAGGCCACTGCAGAGAAATCTGGAGTCAGCAAGCCAGTCCCTCAAGTGAAACCCACCCCAGAGCCCGTCCCACCCCAAGGAAAACCTTCAATCAACATCCTAACCCCAAACAACTTCCAAGCAAGCATCCGAGAATCAATGCTAAGGGAAGTAGGGAAAGCTGAAACAGGGCTCCCTCAAGATATTGTGGATGATTTTTTCAAGGATTTCTTGGCTTCCAAAATGAAGCAAATTGAGTCggagtacatgtacaagttgaTGACAAAGCAGTTAAGCATGGAAGATGAGGAAAAATCATCGGATGGTGTGGCCAGTTCTGTGGAAGAGATGAACAAACTCCTTGATGAAGAGCTATCAACCATTGCCACAGCCACCCAGCAGAATGATAAGAAGAAATCAAAGTGGGACTCCAAAGAAAAACCCAGCTCCAGTGTCAGTAATCAGACCGAGACTGGGGGAGGGAAATCCAGTGACTCCGAGGCCCAAAACAAGCCCCGAGTGGAAGTACAGATCGGAACCAAGAGAGGAGGCAAGCTCCAAATGGAGTTTAAAATCACCAAGACAAGTGCTGACATGATCTCTTCAGGAGAGATGGTCAGAGCAAAGGATCTGGAAGATG GCGAAGTCTCATCCTCATCTGACGATGATTCCGACTCGGAGGATAGTGAGGAGAATGGGGAGGTCTCAGAAACTGGGTCACTGTCCAGCTCAGACAAAGACTCCAAACCTCAGAAGAAGAAAAGgaagaagaaagaaaagaagaagaagaaaaagaaacacaAGAGCAAAGACCCCGAGAGTGATTCAAGGGGCAAGCGCAAACATTCCCACAgatcaaggtcaag GTCACCAAAGAGAAGGAGATcatcaaggtcaaggtcacgaTCTAGAGAACAACCTTCCAATTCTAAATTTATCTATGATGCATATCAATACAG GGACAAAGTACGTGACAGGTATGAAAGAGACAGGGATAGACACCACAATGACCGAGATCGTAGCAGAGATAGGAGAAGGGTCAGTGAACGCGATTCACGGGATGACAGAGACCGCCACCATAGGAGGTCAAAGTCCAAATCCAGGTCCCCTACAAGGTCAAAATCCAAAGACAGGCCATTCCGTGTGTCGGCTGATCTCAGGGTGAAAATAGACAAAGCCAAATTACGGGAAATCGCAAT tAAAAATGCCATTGCTATGGCAAAGTCTGGACAAGTGGCAAGCTCTGACCTGGCAGCCATCAAATCGGGCGGCAAGTCTATTGATGAGCTTACAG ATTTCTGTAAGAGGATTTCTTCCAAGTCCAAGAACAGAATGGAGAGTTCCTCCTCATCGGAGGACGAGATGGTTCAGGAGAAGAGTGAGGAGGACGAATTCATCCATCACCCGTTCAAAGTCAAGGACAACAGCAGCATTATTCTGAATATCAGG GATGCAAAGCCTCTTCCAATCAGAACACCAGCTGAAAAGCTACAGGAGTCGGCCACTCTGCGATTACAGTTTCCTGTGTCCAGCGGTAGCACCCACCGCATGAAGGAGTCGGAGTGGGTACCGGTGGAGAAGACTACAGCCACTGCTACGGCGACAACCACAGCTCCAGTCACCACGACCACCTCCAACACAACCACTGCAGACTCCGTCCTTATGCCACCCCCACCCATACCTTCCCCTGCACTACTCCCAACCAATGCTGCCCCCACCCCAGTGAGGCCAGAAGACAGGGTGTTCCCAGAGGTTCCCCAAGGG TCCATCGATATTGGGGCTATCATATCAGAAAGACTGAGTGCTTTCAAGAAACTACAGGAGAACCCCAATGACATAGATGCTGTGATGGCACTGGGGAAAGTCCAGGAAAAG GCTAGTCTGTGGGCACAGTCCAAAAATCTTCCAGGCAAGTTCCTAGGAAGTACAGGTGCTCATATCATGTCACAGGAGGAGCTGATAGGACCAGACAAGAAACGACAGGCCTGGGCCAAAAGG ATACAGCTTCCAGACATAATGAATTACAAACGATGGCTAAAGAAGATCTGTGTGACAGAGAGTTCATTAATCACAGCCAGCATGTTTGTGTAG